From Macrobrachium rosenbergii isolate ZJJX-2024 chromosome 22, ASM4041242v1, whole genome shotgun sequence, the proteins below share one genomic window:
- the LOC136850665 gene encoding uncharacterized protein — translation MKNLLITTWIAFLFYPYGISAACQQAFSESSGIFTSPNYPTKYPSSTTCTYVFNTGSKISITCQKFNLQGKRASGSCRDFLQINDTNILSTKYCSTIGPRNYITTTAYVTVIFKSDASINRPGFKCTYRNVYTAAAAVATTTTSSTAVPDLLEKALNAYNSGSCSTSTQNKCGCTNPVSGFYSTITGNYRIVAATGIPNHVFDQGQQKPNPNKACEYRSFMAIPVNPVKGSTYKAYEVGPVGIAISGGFFYNPLSSPQGDIAVFNEQASYDTCNGRTDQNCRYYYDQVPVCIAGNSSCANVGYMTDGFPVYTFCTHPTKNRYLKSCYYKTSGDGCNQNNFTFNTTAKNNGDCDLDEANGFTFPDERGYAYIFTADYPFITPGYYGTQLSNICYLY, via the exons ATGAAGAATCTCCTGATTACCACATGGATTGCTTTCCTCTTTTACCCTTATGGGATATCGGCC GCCTGTCAACAAGCTTTCAGTGAATCCTCTGGAATATTTACCAGTCCTAATTATCCTACCAAATATCCATCTTCGACCACCTGTACTTATGTATTTAATACTGGATCCAAAATTTCAATAACTTGTCAGAAATTTAATCTTCAGGGAAAAAGAGCCTCAGGAAGTTGCCGAGACTTCTTACAGATTAATGATACTAACATTCTGTCAACTAAATACTGTAGCACTATAGGTCCACGGAATTACATTACCACCACAGCTTATGTCACAGTCATTTTCAAGTCTGATGCTAGTATAAACAGGCCTGGGTTCAAGTGTACTTATAGAAATGTttacacagcagcagcagcagtagcaacaACAACTACCTCTAGTACTGCTGTCCCAGACTTGCTGGAGAAAGCTCTCAATGCATACAACAGTGGCTCTTGCTCTACAAGCACACAAAATAAATGCGGGTGCACTAATCCTGTTTCAGGATTCTACAGTACTATCACTGGTAATTACCGGATTGTGGCAGCTACTGGCATACCCAACCATGTATTTGACCAAGGCCAACAAAAGCCAAATCCGAACAAAGCCTGTGAGTACAGAAGTTTTATGGCCATCCCAGTGAATCCAGTCAAAGGCTCCACCTACAAAGCGTATGAAGTGGGGCCTGTGGGAATTGCAATTTCTGGAGGGTTTTTCTACAACCCTTTAAGCAGCCCTCAAGGAGACATTGCAGTTTTCAATGAGCAAGCAAGTTATGACACCTGCAACGGACGCACCGACCAGAACTGCCGCTACTACTATGATCAGGTTCCTGTGTGCATAGCTGGCAACTCTAGCTGTGCAAATGTTGGTTACATGACAGATGGGTTCCCTGTGTACACATTCTGCACCCATCCAACTAAAAACCGTTATCTCAAGAGTTGTTATTACAAGACAAGTGGAGATGGATGTAATCAAAACAATTTCACCTTTAATACAACTGCCAAGAATAATGGTGACTGCGATTTGGATGAAGCCAATGGCTTCACCTTTCCTGATGAACGTGGGTATGCTTACATCTTCACTGCGGACTACCCATTCATCACGCCTGGTTATTACGGCACACAACTAAGCAACATTTGTTATTTGTATTAG
- the LOC136850441 gene encoding uncharacterized protein: MYCRSSFDSVIEVAGNEVVTGSLVDVGSKVLFSIKVVGSVVKAPVDSAIVVEGFEVVTGSLVDVGSKVLFSIKVVGSVVKAPVDSAIVVEGFELVTGSLVDVGSKVLFSLKVVGSVVKAPVDSAIVVEGFEVVTGSLVDIGSKVLFSIKVVGSVVKASDDSAIVVEGFEVVTGSLVDVGSKVLFSIKVVGSVVKAPVDSAIVVEGFEVVTGSLVDVGSKVLFSIEVVGSVVKASDDSAIVVEGFEVVTGSLVDVGSKVLFSIKVLGSVVKAPVDSAIVVGGFEVVTGSLVDVGSKVLFSIKVLGSVVKASDDSAIVAEGTEVVTGSLVDVGSKVLFSMKVLGNVVKVSVDSAIAVEGTEVVTGSLVDVDSNVLFSIKVVGNVVKVSIDSAIVIEGTEVVSGSLVDVGRKVLFSIKVVGSVVKAAVAPVIVVEGIKVVTGPFVDVGSKVLFSIKVVGIVVKVSVDSAIVVEGTEVVTGSVVDVGIKVLFSIKFAGNVVKAPVDSAIVVEGTEVVTGSLVDVGKKFLFSPKIVGNVVKTSVASAIVVEGTEVVTGPFVDVGRKVFFPIKDVGNVAKASVDSPIIVEGTEVVTGSLVDVGEKNLFSIKVVGSVVKASVASVIVVEGTEVVTPPFVDDGSKVLFSIKVVGNIVKVSVDSAIVVEGTEVVKASVASVIVLEGTEVETGSLVDISEDVLVSENVLCISVESSVSWLKVTEGIVANVGSLVDVGKKVVFSMRVVGIIVKDCVDSVIVIDGTEFVTGSLVVVGRKAVGDVAVVCSDVVIVAVDGLYIEVVVSVGEPSTILL, encoded by the coding sequence ATGTATTGCAGAAGCTCTTTTGATTCAGTGATAGAAGTTGCAGGCAATGAAGTTGTTACTGGATCACTGGTTGATGTTGGAAGTAAAGTCCTTTTTTCCATAAAAGTTGTAGGCAGTGTTGTGAAAGCACCCGTTGATTCAGCAATAGTAGTTGAAGGCTTTGAAGTTGTGACTGGATCACTGGTTGATGTTGGAAGTAAAGTCCTTTTTTCCATAAAAGTTGTAGGCAGTGTTGTGAAAGCACCCGTTGATTCAGCAATAGTAGTTGAAGGCTTTGAACTTGTTACTGGATCACTGGTTGATGTTGGAagtaaagtccttttttccttaaaagttgtAGGCAGTGTTGTGAAAGCACCCGTTGATTCAGCAATAGTAGTTGAAGGCTTTGAAGTTGTTACTGGATCACTGGTTGATATTGGAAGTAAAGTCCTTTTTTCCATAAAAGTTGTAGGCAGTGTTGTGAAAGCATCCGATGATTCAGCAATAGTAGTTGAAGGCTTTGAAGTTGTTACTGGATCACTGGTTGATGTTGGAAGTAAAGTCCTTTTTTCCATAAAAGTTGTAGGCAGTGTTGTAAAAGCACCCGTTGATTCAGCAATAGTAGTTGAAGGCTTTGAAGTTGTTACTGGATCACTGGTTGATGTTGGAAGTAAAGTCCTTTTTTCCATAGAAGTTGTAGGCAGTGTTGTGAAAGCATCCGATGATTCAGCAATAGTAGTTGAAGGCTTTGAAGTTGTTACTGGATCACTGGTTGATGTTGGAAGTAAAGTCCTTTTTTCCATAAAAGTTTTAGGCAGTGTTGTGAAAGCACCCGTTGATTCAGCAATAGTAGTTGGAGGCTTTGAAGTTGTTACTGGATCACTGGTTGATGTTGGAAGTAAAGTCCTTTTTTCCATAAAAGTTTTAGGCAGTGTTGTGAAAGCATCCGATGATTCAGCAATAGTTGCTGAAGGCACTGAAGTTGTTACTGGATCATTGGTTGATGTTGGAAGTAAAGTCCTTTTTTCCATGAAAGTTTTAGGCAATGTTGTGAAAGTGTCCGTTGATTCAGCAATAGCAGTTGAAGGCACTGAAGTTGTTACTGGATCACTGGTTGATGTTGACAGTAACGTCCTTTTTTCCATAAAAGTTGTAGGCAATGTTGTGAAAGTGTCCATTGATTCAGCAATAGTGATTGAAGGCACTGAAGTTGTTAGTGGATCATTGGTTGATGTTGGCAGAAAAGTTCTTTTTTCCATAAAAGTTGTAGGCAGTGTTGTGAAAGCTGCTGTCGCTCCAGTAATAGTAGTTGAAGGCATTAAAGTTGTTACTGGACCATTTGTTGATGTTGGCAGTAAAGTACTTTTTTCCATAAAAGTTGTAGGCATTGTTGTGAAAGTATCCGTTGATTCAGCAATAGTAGTTGAAGGCACTGAAGTTGTTACTGGATCAGTGGTTGATGTTGGcattaaagtccttttttccataaaatttgcAGGCAATGTTGTGAAAGCGCCAGTTGATTCAGCAATAGTAGTTGAAGGCACTGAAGTTGTTACTGGATCATTAGTTGATGTTggcaaaaaatttcttttttccccaaaaattgtAGGCAATGTTGTGAAAACTTCTGTTGCTTCAGCAATAGTAGTTGAAGGCACAGAAGTTGTTACTGGACCATTTGTTGATGTTGGCAGAAAAGTCTTTTTTCCCATAAAAGATGTAGGCAATGTTGCCAAAGCGTCTGTTGATTCACCAATAATAGTTGAAGGCACTGAAGTTGTTACTGGGTCATTGGTTGATGTTGGCGAAAAAAATCTCTTTTCCATAAAAGTTGTAGGCAGTGTTGTGAAAGCTTCTGTCGCTTCAGTAATAGTAGTGGAAGGCACTGAAGTTGTTACTCCACCATTTGTTGATGATGGCAGTAAAGTACTTTTTTCCATAAAAGTTGTAGGCAATATTGTGAAAGTGTCCGTTGATTCAGCAATAGTAGTTGAAGGCACTGAAGTTGTAAAAGCTTCCGTTGCTTCAGTAATAGTACTTGAGGGCACTGAAGTGGAAACTGGATCATTGGTAGATATTAGTGAAGACGTTCTtgtttctgaaaatgttttatgtatcaGTGTAGAATCTTCCGTTAGTTGGTTGAAAGTTACTGAAGGCATTGTAGCTAATGTCGGATCATTAGTCGATGTTGGCAAGAAAGTCGTTTTTTCCATGAGAGTTGTTGGCATCATTGTAAAAGACTGTGTTGATTCAGTAATAGTAATTGACGGCACTGAATTTGTTACTGGATCATTAGTTGTTGTTGGCAGAAAAGCTGTCggtgatgttgctgttgtttgcAGTGATGTCGTAATAGTAGCAGTTGATGGCCTATATATAGAAGTGGTAGTTTCAGTGGGAGAGCCTTCCACCATACTTTTGTAA
- the LOC136850666 gene encoding uncharacterized protein: MVWLQSYIASVMLTVAGFPRIVHPLADERETWDAGGVQQLTDESSFQNLSEEGIHFYTTDNISLVMDCITAMSKTRKDELFSSQQREVLFNCETQNGTAHFRSRRDTGSKDLLQDDGSSPDLTNIKQLIWGSQISMGKEINPRKVSDLDSESKEVHIHFNMNETGSLNPIPDLTEEEGNATVHRQELTNTATTDPPFQLLISPSKIAEVKRALPKRNVKLVNNNLRVLNNPSARVVEAREVKTPHEITSVKVPSSTVYGNSGIHARENGGHGHSSGYGLSSDHGQSSGYDHSSGREHSSGYGHSSGYGKGPTYKPTDYKGPAYGPYDFLPEGKAKFSKKVKYGDDPVKESQKAKYNDHYDDKPTAHFGGFGGGGSVGYGHDHGGGGYGSSHGGGGYGGQGHGGGGYGGQGHGGGGYGKDNGAGYKDDQGSTGYDGDHGSDHGAGGYGHEISSSYGSEFKAPESSYSSEISYLAPSSYDVASPSYSAPTPSYAALTYSDPKPAALYEEPAPSYSPPAPIHSSPAPAPSYVAPEPSYSPPAPTYSALAPSYAAQAPTYEAPVPTYAAQAPTYEAPAPTYEAPVPTYEAPVPTYEAPAPTYEAPAPTYEAPAPSYEAPAPSYEAPTSGYGGTTSSKIQYENLDDPYNTYNPQDDVTISKRETSSYSREGTHGATDQSSHDFSSGTRHETGRLESSPTVLPAMESKDISNVTNSEHFHFSSEYPTFLKPRGLQPFADIFGDISRGYRNTKNRAKR, encoded by the coding sequence ATGGTCTGGCTACAAAGCTACATAGCATCAGTGATGCTAACCGTTGCTGGGTTTCCAAGAATCGTCCATCCAttagctgatgagagagagacatgggATGCTGGTGGTGTGCAACAACTAACGGATGAATCCAGTTTCCAAAATCTGTCGGAGGAGGGCATCCATTTCTATACAACTGACAACATATCTTTAGTTATGGACTGTATAACTGCCATGAGCAAAACTCGAAAAGATGAACTGTTTTCGTCTCAACAGAGGGAAGTTCTCTTTAATTGTGAAACTCAGAATGGAACTGCCCACTTCCGTTCTCGTAGAGATACGGGGTCTAAAGATTTACTACAAGATGATGGTAGTTCACCTGACTTAACAAACATCAAACAGCTAATCTGGGGTTCTCAAATATCAATGGGTAAAGAAATAAATCCCCGGAAAGTTTCAGATTTAGACTCGGAATCTAAAGAGGTACATATTCATTTTAACATGAATGAAACTGGAAGCCTAAACCCAATACCAGATCtgacagaggaagaaggaaatgcaACTGTACACAGGCAAGAACTAACGAACACAGCAACAACTGATCCCCCTTTTCAGCTTCTGATTTCACCCTCAAAGATTGCTGAAGTAAAACGTGCTCTACCGAAGCGAAATGTGAAACTGGTCAACAACAATTTACGTGTCCTAAATAATCCCTCTGCAAGGGTGGTTGAAGCACGTGAGGTCAAAACGCCCCATGAAATTACAAGTGTAAAAGTTCCCAGTTCTACTGTGTATGGAAACAGTGGAATACATGCAAGAGAAAATGGTGGTCATGGTCACTCCTCAGGATATGGACTTTCTTCAGATCATGGACAATCTTCGGGCTATGACCATTCTTCAGGGCGTGAACACTCATCAGGATATGGTCATTCATCAGGATATGGAAAAGGACCTACATATAAGCCAACAGATTACAAGGGGCCAGCTTATGGCCCATATGACTTTTTACCTGAGGGTAAAGCTAAATTTAGCAAAAAGGTCAAGTATGGTGATGATCCGGTGAAGGAGTCCCAAAAAGCCAAGTACAACGATCATTATGATGATAAACCTACTGCACACTTTGGTGGATTTGGTGGTGGAGGAAGTGTTGGATATGGACATGATCATGGAGGTGGGGGGTACGGGTCCAGTCATGGAGGAGGTGGGTATGGAGGACAAGGTCATGGAGGCGGTGGGTATGGAGGACAAGGTCATGGAGGCGGTGGTTATGGAAAAGATAATGGGGCTGGATATAAAGATGATCAAGGAAGCACAGGATATGATGGTGATCATGGAAGCGACCACGGGGCCGGTGGATATGGACATGAAATTAGCAGTAGCTATGGATCAGAATTCAAGGCACCTGAATCAAGTTATTCATCAGAAATCTCTTACCTTGCACCATCATCTTATGATGTTGCTTCTCCAAGTTATTCGGCACCAACACCATCTTATGCAGCATTAACTTATTCAGACCCTAAACCAGCTGCTTTATACGAAGAACCTGCACCATCTTATTCACCACCTGCGCCCATACATTCTTCTCCAGCACCTGCGCCATCTTATGTAGCACCAGAGCCTTCCTATTCACCACCAGCTCCGACATATTCAGCCCTAGCTCCTTCTTATGCAGCACAAGCTCCTACATATGAAGCACCAGTTCCTACTTATGCAGCACAAGCTCCTACATATGAAGCACCAGCTCCTACATATGAAGCACCAGTTCCTACATATGAAGCACCAGTTCCTACTTATGAAGCACCAGCTCCTACATATGAAGCACCAGCTCCTACATATGAAGCACCAGCGCCTTCATATGAAGCACCAGCGCCTTCATATGAAGCACCAACTTCTGGTTATGGAGGTACTACATCTTCAAAAATTCAATATGAAAATTTAGATGACCCATACAATACTTACAATCCACAAGATGATGTCACAATATCAAAAAGAGAAACTTCCAGTTATTCAAGAGAAGGTACACATGGAGCCACTGACCAAAGTTCTCATGATTTCTCCTCTGGCACAAGGCATGAGACTGGACGTTTAGAATCATCCCCGACAGTTTTACCAGCGATGGAATCGAAAGACATTAGTAATGTCACCAACTCGGAGCATTTCCACTTCTCTTCTGAATATCCAACGTTCCTGAAGCCTAGAGGACTCCAGCCTTTTGCCGATATATTTGGTGATATATCCAGAGGATATCGTAACACAAAAAACAGAGCCAAACGCTAA